TACCCATAATCTTGCATGAagaaatgattttaataatGTGCATCCAGTATTTTAATAATGTGCACTGGTTGACAGGTTGTAGTGTATAGAATGTAAAAATTGTTGTGTATTGTGATACAAAACGTGTCAAACGTGTGTAATCAACAGAACAAAAAGGAAATGATAGCATAAATTAAGTGTGAACAACAGGTAAACCCTTTAAATGTTGATTACATTTTCAGTGTGCATGTCTTTCAAGGCAGGATGAAATTATAAcaataaaaccacaaaaaataaatcagagcaAGTATTTACATGAAATCATTCATGACGTTTCAAGCATTGAGagtccaagaaaaagaaaacagaaataattCAGACACAAgctaaaaaatacatctgatACCCAACGGCCAGCATTACTGAGTTTTCATTTTATAAGCAGATCAGGTGATTTGTCCTGTCACCAGATTCAGACATGAACTAATTCCTTTTGTAAAAGTGCGTTTCTGAGACGGCGGTGTGACGTCAGCTAGGGCTCAGTTGGAGGACGCGACGAgtgttctttcttttctcctccggATGTCGCCTTCAGAGCCACGTCGTTTTTAGTCTCTTTAGTCTTCTCGGGTTCCTTCCCCCTGAAACATCAAACGAAAGAATGAATCTCTCTCACCCCCCGCTGCGCTGGTAATTCATGCGTGTGGTGTAGTTCGCATtagtgtccagcagggggcagtattgGTTAAAGGACACAGGAAAGCGCTTATGTTTAAGGGGTTTAGCAGCAGATTAAATATACAAAAAATGTTAATACGTTACTTATTATGGGGAAAAATTTAGTACATGATGGGAAGAAAAGGTTTAACATGTTATAACCACTGGAGTGGTGTCGTGTGTATCCTATTTTGTGGCTAATTCGGAAGTAGAGGTTGGGTACTTCGCATTTATCTTGCGTGTTCTCATAATCTGATGAATTTTCCGCAAGGGTTAAACCTCTACAAGAGCTGTTAAAGTGTCGCACAAGAGGACAGGTCACTGTGAATAGACAGATGAAGTGAAAAGGACGTATTCAGGAATCTAAAATCTTAGAGGTCGAAGTTTTGGAGCGGTGACCTTGGCATGGCAGCTGGCTGATTATTGGACAGGACATCCCAGCTAGAGGTAGAGCTGTCACAGATCACAAAGCACAATCACACAGTGATAAGCAGAGAGGGTTTCGATTTCTCCTTGGCTAGATAGAGTTATAGTGGCAAATCGACATCACTGATCGGCACATTAAAGTCAGAGAGGTCTGaggtctccatgacaacaggacACACCATGAAGGAGCCTCCTTTCTTAACTGTTGTGTACACAGAGGGGATGTTCGCAGGTATGAGGGATGGAAACACATGTCAGAATCGGGTGTTAAACACGTGGCTGGTAGGACGACAGCCACCACTCGatggttttaatcatttttgagGGAGAATACGAGGAAACAGCCGTGTTATTGCAGCAGAGGTCAGGGGATCCGATTATCGTCAGCGCTGATCTGGGATTGGTTTTGGTTCTGGAGGCGTTTTAATTAGAGACGAAAGGTCACAGACTGCAAATGCTGCACGTTTAGCACATCAGATGACGTGTTTGGGAAAAGATCTGCGCCTCAGATGATCAGAAGCTCGAACTTGTACTGAAACCACGCGAAGCACCTGTTTAGCCCGACGGCTTCACGGCGGAGCAATGAGAAAAATCTGCAGAGACACGGAGACGTGCGATCAGCCCGGCCACAGGTCGGCCGGCACCGGCCACTTTAACCCGTCTGAACCCGGAGGTTGGCGGAGGCCGCCCTCCTTACCGGATGGTTTTCACGATGAAGCGGACGATCACCGCCAGTCCCACGCAGCCGCACATGGCTCCGATGACTATGGCCGTGACTTCGCCTGCCATGACGCGGGGGTTTTCACAAAGATCGTTAGGGTGACGTCATCAGCCCAGGAGGCTTTTAGACGCATACTCACCAGAAGAGAGCTCCTTCCACGACTCTGCAACACAGGTCGATACAACATTAATCAGGCGGTAGAATTCCTCTGCTCCTCGCTCAGGCTTGTGGAACGatcctctgaagctgctgtcaggagtTAGGATTCAGTGTGGTCACCACAccaactgacctttgaccctcagggTCCCTCACCCAGGACAAGGATCTTTCCCCTCTCACGTCTCCCCCCCGTCGGTCCTCACTTACCAACAATACAGTTGGTGTTTCATTTGTGTAAATCCTCCTGTGTAGTAACCAGCCAACGAACTTCCTGCCCTCTAAAGACTCTGTTTCCTCAGACAAAGTCAGCGGTAATCCTCAATATTCCCACATTGCTCTCCACATTCCACCCGTGCTAATGACTAGCTCTGGATGGCCCGGCCACTCACTTGATGTTAAGAAGACGTTTGTTAGTGCCATAATCCAATAATGCTGCAATGCTGTTCGGCTTAGCGCTGCGgtgtattttaaaaagcttaCGTCCATAGTTCAGAATCACAGTTACGACTCACATCAGTTAATAAACCAGCTAAGCCACCTGCCAGCAGATGGGAATGTTGGagctcctccatcctcctcttgtGTCAGTCTTACCTGCAGAAAATGAGGTTAGGACGACTCTGTGGTTGAGCGGCTGTGGGGAGCGAAAATtatcctgcagcagcatcttgtCTGCGTCCGCAGATCTACTGGAGTAAAGCGTGGTCTCCATTTTCAGGAGCTGTGGGAAGAGCGGAAGGTTGGTCCACCTTGTAAAACGCAGCCCTTGTCCTAAAGAAAACGGCCGCTTGGCTCAGTCCCTATCGAGAGCTGAGGAGTTTCATTATATGAAATTGTGTGTTTGACCTGGGCCTTTGAGATTTGGACCCGCTCGTGGAAGAGCGTCCAGGTGACGCTCTGGTGGCAGGGCGGCGTGGTGAGGGAACCGTTGTAGCGGTAGTACCGCCGCAGATCCTTCGGTAGCAAAGACTGGATGTCAAACGCTGGGATGTTGACCTTCTGATCTGCCGACGAGCGTCAGAGAGGGAGACAAGAAACACCCAAATGTTCCACTGGGATTTCACCTTTCGCTGGTTTTAAACCGTCTCCGTCTTACCTGCGTGTCTGACGCGGCTCAGGTAGTTCAGGATGCTGTCGTACGCCGGGTTggtctcctcacctgtctgggGAACTAGTGGTAAGGCTTCAATGTTTATCACACTGCTAAATATGcttatatatgctgtatatatgcttataacgttctaatcttatctgtatttatttattctgtttctatactttgtataggttgctactacaattcaatttcctcacagggatgaataaagtacatcttaatcttaatcttaaatcaTAAAAGACATCTTATGATTGTCATTATTCTCGTTGTGCTGTTTCCTGCATTGTTTTATTACCACAATGAGAATGGCCAGGACGGCCAGGCCGTCCCTCTGGGTCATGGCGGCGGACATGTTGGGGTAGAGCTCCGAGTTGTAGTGCACcaggtgcagctgcagaggagaagaTCGACATGACAACTGAAAGAGTGTGAGCACACGCACGATTGACACCTTCAGTAGAGACCTTTTGACTTGTCACACGGCATTTTTGCAGCCTGCTGAGCGCCGGTCTGATCAATAGTTGtttatatttgcattttctcCCCCCACAATGCCATCGGCTGGTTTTAATCTGCTTAGAGTCCCGCTGTCAGGCCTTCCGCTTCCTCTCTTGCTCGTCCCCAGATGGTGTGTGCTGGCACACCTGCAGGCTGAGAAGGATTTAccttctgtctccttctgcagatcTGTTAATTACAGCTCTGGAACCTGCAGCGCGCCGTTCAAAGGAAGCGCCGCCGCCACGTTCTCTCCATCTTATTTCCATCTCgatctcttcctgtttttttccagtCTCACCACCTCACAGATATTGTTACTGCTGTTGCGCCACCAACAGATTCAAGCAGAAGCGCCTTTTTCTTCACTGCCGGAGACTTTTGGTCAGGTTAAAAAGTGCACGAGGTTCCGGTGGGCTGTGGTGTTTCCACACGGAACAAAAAGCGAGGAATGATGTGGTGGAACTTCGACGGCCACTCGGAGATCTCAGAGTTTAGAAAGTTCCAGTGTTTGTGCGAGCACAAAGGAGGAAATCTGCGATTCAATGAGCCCCCACTGGGTTGAACCCAGACCAGCCGTAAAATCCTCAACGGCACTTCAACGCCGTCCAAAGTTCAACCCGGGGCGGCGTCCGGCTGGACACGCCCGTCACCATCTCTTTCCAAATATGTGAAATGTGCTGGGAGCTTCTGCAGCTTCCCGTGAGTGAAGGATCCTGATTGACAGGTGAACTGATGCATGAATGAGAAGGGAATTAACTTTTAATATTCCCACTCCTGTTAATGAGCAAAAACCGAAGATAGACAGGAAATATTCGACTTCAGATCAGATTGTTGGACTATTTTCAGTTCATTTTCACTTCAGAACCTTTTCTTCTATTCATTTATTATCAACTACTAATTGAAAGGTGTTTTAGATTGTAGCTGTGTAGCTCAGCCACGTCCTGCCTGACTTAAACGGGTCTGAAGGAGCATTTCTGGGCTGTTCCCAGTGTGTGTCTCCTCCTGGAACCCTTGATGTCTCAGCTGTGTTCCAACGCACCTCTGCATCTGCACTCAGCCCGTTGATGGTGTGCTCGCTGCCCCCGTGGCTCGGGCCCCCGCTCCCCCAGTGGAGGTGCATCTGCACTGCTGTGAAGAGCCACGGCAACCCCGACAGGCCCATCCAGTCTGGGAGCTCAACCACAGCTGACGGAGACAGAAACGAGACCTGAAACCCCCCGAAGTGCCGGCGTGGCGTGAAGGCAGCGCTGCCGGGTGACGAGCGAGGGTGAAGCAGCATAAACAGATGAGCCGCAGCGCTGCTGGGATACCTCCCAGAGAGCTCCCGGGAGCCATATTTACCTGTGTGTCCATTATTGTGGAGAGTGAAGGGCTTGTGTCCGTGCTGGTCGTAGCCcagtggggtcagaggggtCAGGCCGGGGTCAAATCTAGTCCGCGTGGTCGCCACGTCCACGGGGGACTGAGAGGAGCCGCCGCAGGCAGGGAAATGCTGCGACCACTCGGTCTGACCCACCAAGCCTTTCACAGGAGCAGAGACAGAAGCGATGAGGTCACCTGATCACACAGCCCACTGACTCTCAGCCATTCGGTGAAAAGACTCATTGATCTGCCTGATTATACGACACAATTGCTCCTCGGCCCGGCGCCGCAGCGTCGAGGTTCAGTAGAAAACGCTGAAAACGGAATATTAGAGGGCGTAAAATCCTGCACAAACGCTGCGATTTACAACCCTGCCTGAGTTACAATAACACAAACTCCACATAGAGAGTAGTTCAGCCACTAATTACATAGATTTTAATCTATAAGATGATCAATAATACAATTATAGAgaattagcttttttttaaatgtattgaaATGCATATAAACTGTCGTCCAAATGCATTTGACATTTAACCAAGTATGTTTTACACTGATTACTGAGCTgcgtataaaaataaatataaatgttctcatttcctccagcaAATAATCCGATTATCAACACTACAATTCTATTTTCATAGCAATGTATTAGCaattaaattaataataattgaCTTGATAAAGATGAATTTTATTGGaagagacttaaaaaaaatcaacgcTTTAAAAGGAAGTATTGTAAATCTGCTAGAAATGTTGTTATATTCATTTAAAGCAAATGGTTTATTCTATCTGAATATCTAAAAcctgatttattaaaaatatcaAATGCTAAAAAATGTAGAAATGAAACACGTACATTTATTTGACAGAACAACAACTCCAAATATCAGCTCTACAAATAATTCGCCTCCACAAATTAATGCACTCGCACATTTGTAATTCTCAGAAATGTGCACGTTATTCACGTTTATAGAGGAACATTGAGAACAGGGAGCGAAATAAAAGCTGGTCCCGACAgtgtgatggaggagagaaaagaatcTGAATTTCAATTGCAGGAATTCTTCACACGGCAGTGGCACAAGTGAGGCTGCACGACGGACAGGAGCCAACATGGGCGAATATGGAAGGATGCGGGCGgttacacgtgcacgtgtgaacgtgtgcatgtgtgaacatGTGCATGTTGTGTGGTTGCGTTCCGGCGTAGCGACACCCCACATCTCCTGCTCCACTTTCACCTCTAGAATCTCTTCTCCCCGCTCTCTGCAGCAGAGCCCCCCCACCAACCTACTTCAAAAGTGCGGCCCGCAGTCCCACTATTGGTTGACCTGGTGCTCTCCATGGCAACCGGGGGCCGATATATTCAGGACTTCTCTGCCTGTTTTCCCTCTCGCTACAGCACGCTACCAGCTTGGAACAAAGACGGCAGAGATGGAGGTGATCCCCGCTACTCTTCCTTCTCACCCTGCGAGACAAAACCAGCATTCCACTCCAGCCACGCTCAACTACCATCCCATAATGCAACGCAGCGCGCACGACggacccccaaacacacaaacgcaagCGCTCTTCCACAAAGACGGTGGTCTTTGAGGATCCAATGGTTGTCAGTGACACACTGGGGTTGCAGCACATTCCTGAACCACCTCACTGGTTCCATGATGCCACCTCGCTCCAGACACGGAGCCCACGGCCCCCTGTGGGCTCTATGTGCACCCTGTGCTGGATCCCTCCGGAGTGGTGGTCCGGCCGCCTCATTCATTCCCACAATGACATTGTCCTCAGCATAGGCGGCCAGTGTGTGTCCGCAACACAATTAACACACGGATTATTGTGCGCTCCTAACAATGCCAGGGCCGTTTGCTGTGCCTCTGCTCGCCACGTCCCGTCTCTTTCCAACCCCTCCCCATCCCCGTGCACCTGCCTTCCTCTCCGACCCTTCCTCTGTGTCTCCCacccctccgtcctcctcatcAACGGTGTGATCACAGTGCTCATGCCAGCTTGTTGAACTGTAATTAATCCAGATGGAGAGGCAAGTCCAGGGAAACAGACTGAGGAGGGCTGGGAATGACGGGGAGAGGAAAGACACAAAACCCCGCTCGGCGTGCAGTTGCTTTTATCCCCCAATCAACCAGCACGACACAAAAACGAGGATTTGTAAAAAAAGAACTTGTTTAGAAGACTTATTAACAACTTATGTGGTGTTTCAATCATGAGTGGGAACTCGACTTACCAGTGTATGTCCAGGGAATGTCCTCTGAAAAAGAATGTGACAAAAGAAGTTCTTAACTAAAAGGTTATTCTTGCATCTAAAAACAAGTTTACAGCATTTACAACTATAGGATTGACTGTACTCTATGACTGTAGTCTGTTCTATTACAGGTTATTATTCCAGGTTCAGCAGTGCTCCACTTCACACTAATACACCCCAACACTGCAGAACAAACATCTAAAGCAGATAAATGTCACATGATGCCGATTAGGACCTTAccggcagcagaagcagcgctCCACCGAACACACAGGAGCATTAGGGGGACAAAAAAGCCCAAAGCGTCCATGTTAGCTCTCCCTGcccataaatgaataaatgtggacAGAGGGATGAGAagcaagagagagagcgagggagagacagagtgaggggggggggggggcaaggggggggtaaggggggggggggacaagggggcaaaaaaaggaagagaacCAAACCTGCCACTGTTCTATTGGACAGACAGGGTCCACTCTGGACATCAATAGCATAgtggtgagagacagagagagaaagtttGTCAAGAAAAGTGGACAAAGATTAGACAGATAGTAGCAAAGAGAGGGACCAATGAGGGTCCAGGGAGAGGGTCCAGGGAGAGGGATAGGGTCCAGGGAGAGGGTCCAGGGATAGGGTCCATTGAGAGGGACGAGTGAAAGGGACCAGGGAGAGGGTCCAGTGACCAGTTAGAGGGTCCAGTGAGAGGGTCCAGTGAGAGGGACCAGTTAGAGGGTCCAGGGAGAGGGTCCAGGGATATGGACTAGTGAGAGGGTCCAGGGATAGGGACCAGTGAGGGACTGGTGAGAGGGTCCATGGAAAGGGACCAGTGAGAGGGTCCAGTGAGAGGGACCAGTGAGAGGGACCAGTGAGAGGGTCCATGGAAAGAGACCTAACACAGTGCAGCTGGGACCTGAAGGATAGGACTAGTCACTAGTGGAACTAAAAGAGGAAGAATAGAACTTTTAATAATTTTTGATAATTGCCTGCTATATCAAACAATGTGCACATTGACCAGCATCTCAActgttattattactgttaatTCTATAAACCTTTATAAACCATTAGAATACTGACTTAGTGAGGACAGGATGTATGACAGCCATCATAACTTAACATTTCTGACAAAAAGACACTACAACATGTAAaatttgtgctctttttttcttacGAAAAAAGCAGGTTGCTATTTTAAACAATACTAATGATATAATGTTTGTGTCCAATAAAATCACAGAAGAAGCATGTTAATATGTGATATTAAAGATAACCCACTAGAATGGTGTTGCCTAATTGCTTGTTACATCAATATAAGGAAAGATGAATGGAATCTAACACCTACAGATATACATTAAATTACAACTATTTTTGTTATCATTaccgttattattattattagtagtggTGGTGGTATTTGCATTAATAACGTTGTTTGAAGGTAACGTGACAGCCGGCGTCTGTCTGTCAAGACCAGCCAGCAAAGCAACTCGGAAAGTTATTTTAATGTAGTCTCCGAGTGCTTTAATGTGGTTTATGTAATATTTTCATGTTATTTTTACGGGGAGTAATGCTTTGTTAAATTTAACCGCTAGAGGGAGCACTCTCGCCATAAAATAGATAATTGGCTCTGAGTCATTCTTTCCGATTACACGGGTAATTTAATAAATTAGGAAAAGATAAAACTAGTAATATGTTTCTATAAATAGAAAGACACAGAGACTGATTTTTTTAATCTGAGAGTGTAAAATATAGCCAGCAATATAGAATTAAGGGcttaatattatataatatttcCCATTGTTGTTCGGAaggttttcttcttcatttttttgtcGCCTAACTTGAGGGTTCTTTGGTGGAGATTGTGTCACACACGGGACAGCATAAACTTCAAACACGCAAAATAAATCGGCAAATGTTACatcacagacaggcagacagacaggcagacagacagacaggcaggcagacaggcaggcagacaggcagacagacagacagatagatgggTGACGCTGCAGCCCATGTTCCTCCTcttgttcctcctctttctctcggCTCTTGTGCACTTCACCGCTTAAACGTGAAGCGCTTCAGCCAAATTATGCAACAGTGATGCCGTTTGTcgggatctgattggctgctgggtGCTCCACCCGGAGGGCGTGGTTTGAATCTTTCTGTTCGCCATTGGTGGAGGCTTCGCGAGGGGCGTGTCTCCGGATTTCATTCACAAATTTAGCAGCGCAGCGTCTCTCGCGCATGTGAACGTCCCTCTGTTTATGCCACCGAACACATGTTCCGTCTCCATAAATGTGAGCACGGGGCAGAACGCTGCAGCAAACTCCGCGATCGAGAATATTCTTCGGCCTTCATCCCAAATTGAATTGGCaaaccagcagctccatgagTTCACCAGTCCGTTTCGGTGATTTATATTGGAGAAGGGAGAATTATAAATGTATTGATTAAAGGAATCTTTATCATAAAGGGAATCTTAATCGGCCCCAGGTTTCCAAATACTTACATAATTTGAAGTGAATAAGCATTTCTTCGCGTTCTTTCGCCAAAAAGGTTAAATGtgagggtgggtggggtggaAATGTGGCAGACAAGTGTCAGGAAGGACTCGACAGCATGTCAGTAGTTGCCACCCAGGTCTTCAGGTGAAACAGGATATGATCTGTGCATCAACAATGGCCAGTGTCTCTGTCACCCAAGATTTTTGTTGTCATCTGGTTCTCACCTGACGTGTTTGTGCATTACAGGTGAGTAGTAATATAATGGATAATTCATCTCTCATTATCAAACCAGCTTAAAGACCattagctttttttaaatttgttgtcTTGTCATTGGAAAATTGGATCATTTGGGACTTTTTATTTAGCATTTAATATCGAAATCTCACAGCAATAAATAACATCATGCAGATATTTGCATCACCCTATTtataataaataagaaaaaataatttGCCATTTTGGACCACTCTGATGCACTTGATGATGCACTTTGAATTAATTAATCTATAGGGCTAGGCTGAACACGGTCACTCCTATTGAATTCCCAACCAAGTCAATGCAAGAGGTGGGGTAATGTGAAGAGGATGGcgagaaaaaaaaggcaaaaccaAACAGAAACCAGGTGGGGGATGGTACCCGAGCTGGGAGGAAGCTGAGACGATGGAAATGATGGGGGTGGTCACAGAGACCTATGAACTTAGAGGAGGTGCGCTGGGTTCGTGTGTTGCACAGGAATGTCAGCGGGGGTGGAAAGCTACTTCTGTTGACCTGGTTGGTGCCTAAGTACACACAAACAGCAACCTTTCCAAGACACACATTCACCAAGGTTGAACATTATTGTGTTGTGACACTAAAAAAGGGATTGACCTACTCACATGTTGTTGACAACCCCAGGGGGCCTTCTAGGGTCAAAGTCCGGTATTGTCAGTCAAACAAGGACGTATTCCTTGGACTGGGTTGAGGGGTCGGTTGGTGGAGTGTATGTTATATGTATGTACAGAGGGGGATGGGAGCAGCTACATACCAACGTGAAAGCAAGCTTACACCAGTTTCCCCCAGTCTCACCAGTCTCATGTTTGAGTTTGGTTTCTCACATTTCACATGTCACCTGTGGATAAGCATCTTTTAACCAGAGAAAAATGGTCGTCTTTGGATTTGATGCCTCTGCGGTTAATCTGCACATTTAGTGTTATTATTCTCTTCACGTTTCAggggagggtcagagggttTGCACTTGCCATTAACCTAATGGTAGAGGTGACTACCTGGCCATAAATTATGGACCCAGAAACTGACCTTCGTGTGTGTCGCGCTCATGCTTTTCATTTTGATGCATAAGAGAGTGTTTCAACCAAAGACAGTAGCATGaagtattttttaaataaatatatttatttgacCTTTAATACCTGCTGCTGAACCAAGAGGATTTCTCTCAAGGGCGGAATGCAGCACAGTTTGTTACAGGCAAACAGCTTCATCAGACAGGAACACAGAGGACTCACATCTGATAATGATGCTGCAACTATCCGAGGGCCGTTTCTAATTTAACTCATGTTAATATTTCACAAATATGTCCAGATCATCACAGAGGAGTCACCAACGCGTTTAGAGAGAAATGTTTTGTCTCAATtcattattcatatttattttatattgcaTAAATTTGCACATCCAGTATATGAGACGAGCTGATATTATTTAGAGAGCTGAGTTGCGTAaggttttcttattttattgcGTTTTGTTTGGTGGAGGCGGGAGCTCGGTCGTAGGGAACATATGCCTCCATGGCACGTACgccgcgtgcgtgcgtgcgtgtgtttacACCCGCTCCTGTAGTAAGGCAGCCTGGTCCGACTCCGTACACACGAGCGACACATGAGTGGGCGTGGCCGTGAGTGCCCCGACCGCCGTCCAATCAGCGCCTTCCAAAGCGACCACTGGCTGGACGCGTCGGCCAATGGCGCGCGCCACCGGGGTCACGGCGACCAATGGAATGCGCTGAAAAGCTGGGCACGTGGATTCCCGCACATGTTGCTGCTCGTAAACTGTCTCGAGAAGGGGCTCGCGCAGTCACAGGCGCATGAACGGCCGGGTGGAGCGCGTGAAAGAGTCGCTTCTGGCCCCACGGATGCCGCTCCCGCTACGGACCTTATTCTGAAACGGCCGCCTCCTAAACCGCTCTTTTTTATACTTTCAGACAGCTTCGCTCTCGACCGCACGCCACCGACGGTGAGTATTTTAGACGTTTTATTGAAATTGTTTCCCAAAGTTGAGCTGGCACGTCGGAATTTCCTGCCCGCCTCATCCCGCACGCGCCCCGCTTCGTTAAATACCCGTGTTTTATCGGTCGCCGTTCATTCCAAATCCACGCGTTTCGGTTCATAATTGATTCCAGGACCGTTCGTGTCGCTAGAAAACTgaactgttgtttctgttcaACATCCTGACTACCGATGTTTGAAATATCCTTGTAATAAAATTCCAAACGGAGCTCCGCGGCTCCCTGGTGAGCGGCGAGGGCACCTTTGAGGGCCGACACACCTGGGCAGCCTGGTGCTCCCGTCGGCACCTGTCAGCACCGTCCATCGCCTCCAGACACATGTGCCATCACTTTCCCGTCTGATCTTCCCcacctcctcgtcctcatcccagCCATCACGGGCTGTGGAATGTACTGGGAAAGAACCATTGGAAGCACATGTTGGGCCTTTTTTTATTGCAGTTTTGTTGACTTGCACAAATGAATGCCC
The DNA window shown above is from Takifugu flavidus isolate HTHZ2018 chromosome 10, ASM371156v2, whole genome shotgun sequence and carries:
- the ca14 gene encoding carbonic anhydrase 14 isoform X3, which codes for MDALGFFVPLMLLCVRWSAASAAEDIPWTYTGLVGQTEWSQHFPACGGSSQSPVDVATTRTRFDPGLTPLTPLGYDQHGHKPFTLHNNGHTAVVELPDWMGLSGLPWLFTAVQMHLHWGSGGPSHGGSEHTINGLSADAELHLVHYNSELYPNMSAAMTQRDGLAVLAILIVTGEETNPAYDSILNYLSRVRHADQKVNIPAFDIQSLLPKDLRRYYRYNGSLTTPPCHQSVTWTLFHERVQISKAQLLKMETTLYSSRSADADKMLLQDNFRSPQPLNHRVVLTSFSAESWKELSSGEVTAIVIGAMCGCVGLAVIVRFIVKTIRGKEPEKTKETKNDVALKATSGGEKKEHSSRPPTEP
- the ca14 gene encoding carbonic anhydrase 14 isoform X1, with the protein product MDALGFFVPLMLLCVRWSAASAAEDIPWTYTGLVGQTEWSQHFPACGGSSQSPVDVATTRTRFDPGLTPLTPLGYDQHGHKPFTLHNNGHTAVVELPDWMGLSGLPWLFTAVQMHLHWGSGGPSHGGSEHTINGLSADAELHLVHYNSELYPNMSAAMTQRDGLAVLAILIVTGEETNPAYDSILNYLSRVRHADQKVNIPAFDIQSLLPKDLRRYYRYNGSLTTPPCHQSVTWTLFHERVQISKAQLLKMETTLYSSRSADADKMLLQDNFRSPQPLNHRVVLTSFSAESWKELSSGEVTAIVIGAMCGCVGLAVIVRFIVKTIRSTSSWDVLSNNQPAAMPRGKEPEKTKETKNDVALKATSGGEKKEHSSRPPTEP
- the ca14 gene encoding carbonic anhydrase 14 isoform X2, with product MDALGFFVPLMLLCVRWSAASAAEDIPWTYTGLVGQTEWSQHFPACGGSSQSPVDVATTRTRFDPGLTPLTPLGYDQHGHKPFTLHNNGHTAVVELPDWMGLSGLPWLFTAVQMHLHWGSGGPSHGGSEHTINGLSADAELHLVHYNSELYPNMSAAMTQRDGLAVLAILIVTGEETNPAYDSILNYLSRVRHADQKVNIPAFDIQSLLPKDLRRYYRYNGSLTTPPCHQSVTWTLFHERVQISKAQLLKMETTLYSSRSADADKMLLQDNFRSPQPLNHRVVLTSFSAESWKELSSGEVTAIVIGAMCGCVGLAVIVRFIVKTIRFFSLLRREAVGLNRGKEPEKTKETKNDVALKATSGGEKKEHSSRPPTEP
- the ca14 gene encoding carbonic anhydrase 14 isoform X4, yielding MDALGFFVPLMLLCVRWSAASAAEDIPWTYTGLVGQTEWSQHFPACGGSSQSPVDVATTRTRFDPGLTPLTPLGYDQHGHKPFTLHNNGHTAVVELPDWMGLSGLPWLFTAVQMHLHWGSGGPSHGGSEHTINGLSADAELHLVHYNSELYPNMSAAMTQRDGLAVLAILIVTGEETNPAYDSILNYLSRVRHADQKVNIPAFDIQSLLPKDLRRYYRYNGSLTTPPCHQSVTWTLFHERVQISKAQLLKMETTLYSSRSADADKMLLQDNFRSPQPLNHRVVLTSFSAESWKELSSGEVTAIVIGAMCGCVGLAVIVRFIVKTIRFFSLLRREAVGLNRCFAWFQYKFELLII